A stretch of Mytilus edulis chromosome 11, xbMytEdul2.2, whole genome shotgun sequence DNA encodes these proteins:
- the LOC139494301 gene encoding uncharacterized protein DDB_G0280579-like, whose protein sequence is MLPVETEPTDRILIPRKPISSKTSTQSTQSSLQSSLSSPKKNEKKKKKKKETVEIHNWSGESVWDLPSDIDDSSTSKSLPSSASKKVSSSSSTQSTRAPSPLRSQEKKDVQKKPGNTSSQKSSDSRSRGRGRGGVTPAARSPGDRRLSSHNRFSTLIIETEMETESVPPPERSRSQGERNKNAGKLDSIRPSFIK, encoded by the coding sequence ATGCTGCCTGTTGAAACAGAACCTACCGATAGAATATTAATTCCAAGAAAACCAATATCTTCCAAAACCAGTACTCAGTCAACTCAATCTTCCCTTCAGAGCTCActatcatcaccaaaaaaaaatgagaaaaaaaagaaaaagaaaaaagaaacagtagaaatacACAATTGGAGCGGTGAATCTGTCTGGGATCTTCCCAGTGACATAGATGATTCTTCCACCTCCAAAAGTCTTCCTTCATCTGCATCCAAGAAGGTATCTTCTTCGTCCAGTACACAGTCTACCAGAGCCCCATCTCCTCTTCGTTCTCAAGAAAAGAAGGATGTCCAAAAGAAGCCAGGAAATACATCCTCTCAGAAGTCTTCTGATTCGAGGTCGCGGGGTAGGGGTCGAGGCGGAGTAACACCAGCTGCGCGTAGTCCTGGAGATCGACGACTCTCCTCGCACAACAGATTTTCAACACTTATCATCGAAACTGAAATGGAAACTGAAAGTGTTCCGCCACCCGAAAGATCACGATCTCAGGGTGAGCGAAATAAGAATGCTGGCAAACTCGACAGCATTCGCccttcttttattaaataa